TACACAAGGCTACTTATCCCCCCAGAACAAGGGAGATGAAGAAAAGCATCTTTCCCCTGGAGAATAGGGGTGATAATATTCTCTGGGGAATAGTTTTTAAATCTTTTAGGTGGCCTCAGTTAGAGGTGTCTTCTGCTAGGAAAGCTAACATGAGACTAATAATgtattgtccaactttgtgaatcaaAAATTAGTGATTTCTTTAAAGTCAATTAAGAGCAAGTGAAGCTAGAGGGTTTGTTTAGATTTTGCCGTAGTGACAGTTTCATTTGCTCACACACATTTAGGAAAAGCCCGACACTGCCATCATGGCAGGGAAACCCATTCTTCACTACTTTGATGGACGGGCCAGAATGGAATCCATCCGGTGGCTCTTGGCTGCAGCTGGTGTAGAGGTAAGTTCTGAGTTAGAtcattttaaattgtatctaataTTCACTGTTATTAGATAATTTTCTTACATAAGCTAGGTGATGTTTCTTACTGGATACAATGTCAAGAATTGTACCCTTAACAACACTGCCAATTATTAAGAGATTCACAGACTTTACTAAATAAATTGTCAGTTTTCTCATCAAAAAAGATAAACATTAGTGTAAAAAATATACCATGGTCTGTGGACCTTATTTGAATTTGAGTTTAAACACTATAGAAAATAattcataaaatttataaaaattagaaaCATGATTATTGATTGAATATTGGTgataataaatttttattaatgtttttgGTGGGATAATAtattatagttatttttaaacaTAGTTCCTGTATTTTAAAGAAACTAATTGAACTATTTAAGAATGAAACACTGTCATGTGTCATATACCTGTGTGGCACGATACTGTACTGAATATTGTAGGTGATTGTAACACAATTATAAGCATTTGTGTATCTAAACATAAAAGAAGCACAGAAAAACATGGTACAAAAGAGGAAATATGAGACACCTATATGCAACACTCTATCAGTGTACAGTTCTCAGGTCTGACAATTGCTCCAAGTGAGTCAGTGAGTGAGTGGTGAGTGAAAGTGAAAGCCCAGGGCACTACCCAGTGATATAATTTGGATGTGAAAAGTTCCCAAAGGGTGTGTCCCTACCCTGAGGCACCACTGGGTGTAGTGGAACTGtttagaggtggggcctagtgggaggagtTCTGTGGCTGAGGGCTTGCTTTTGAGGGGCCTGTGGGAATGCAGCCCCTGTGTCTCTCTTGGTTTCCTGACAGCCAAGAGGTGAGTGGTTTGCTCCCCCATGTGctgcctgccatgatgttctgccttgccacCAAGCAACGGGGCCAAATGACCAGGGACCAAAACCTCTGAAACAGTGATAACCAAAATTAACCTGTCCCTCTTTAAAGTTGATTATGTTAGGTATTTCTTAAGATAATGAAAAGCTGATTTAGCACAATGCACACTTTATGAATCTGCACACACAGGCTATACTCAATTTATTAAAATGGTTTCCTTTCTCAATAATAAATTAACCTCTGTTTACTGTAAACTTTTTACTTTACAAACTTTTAACTTTTTAACTTTTTGATTCTTGTGTAATAGTTAAAATGCAAACATATTGTATAGCTgtgtaaaataattttattccttgttctccattttttattttaatttaattttatttttttaaaactcttccATTAAAAGTTAGGAAGCAAACACAAGTTCAGAATCAACAATATCACTGTCTTCTTCCTccccatcatgtcccactggaagatTTTGGGGGCAGAAACATGCATGGATCTGTCACCTGCTATGATCACAGAGCCTTCTCCTGATCTAGCTACTAAGGATCATTCTGATGCTTGCAATGAGGAGGCATCACTGTTCAGAAATATGTGCACGGTGGATTGccttgttttgctttttgttcaTTAACAAATACATAACTtttcttatttataaatatataaatatatcatttaCTTGGAAGCAGATAATGTACCATGAAAAATTCTCACTATTAATGAGAAAACTGTCCTTTGAAATTTATgttttcaacttttaaaaaatttatttttcatacagGCGATTCTCAGTGAttgcaattctatattttttaaccACATTAGCTGAAatgcatataatttttttaatgtttagtttttagtttttaggtggacacaatacctttattttatttttatatggtgctgaggatggaacccaatgtctcatgcatgctaggcgagtgctctaccgctgagccacaatcccatccccacaatttttaatttttttacagtgcaagggattgatcccagggcagtgtgtatgataggcaagtgctctaccactgagctacacctgcaGCCCTTGTGTTTTCAACATTTTGAAGGATCTTATGGAGGTCTTCAAAGGCTTCTACTAAATGCTTCACTGAATTTTGTTCACCAATATATTCACTAATCAATGAGAAATTTTCAGTTCTTTTATAGTCTTGTGGCACCGTCTTTGTATACATAGTCAGTGATTGACTGAAACATTGTTATGGGGCACATGACTGTGCATGAAATCCAGATGGGAATTCCTTTAAACTATTACCAGAGAAGAAGAGTGGGTGGGCACTTAGATGAGAGCATATTGATACCAGTTGATAATTGTTCAAATTGGTGAGGGATAAAGGAGCAACAATATActcaattgtttatttttatgaatgTCAGAAATTCCCATTAAAAAAGATCTAAATTCTACCATATAAGAAAATGAATGCAATTATACTGAAAATACACACCACAAATGTGAGGTGGGCAGGATGGATGAGACAGTAACAAACTGCCTATTAACCATTGGAACCTATTCGTTCAGCATAAATGTGTGGGCacctgtaaagaaccaggttttgtagtaGGTCCTGGGGATACACAGTGAACTAGACAGATAAGGTCCCTGCCGCGTGCTGCCCACACATCTGTGATGGATGGGATCAAGCATTTTACAGGGTTGTGACCCATGCATTTTTCCTGACAGATATACTGTAAATTTCTAGATAGCCTTGACCAGATTCTTCGATAAATATGTCCAATCTCAAAAATCTTAGCCCCTTCATATCACACGTAGACAGGAATGATTCAAGCTGACAAGCATGCAAGGTGATTGAGTGAACTAATCAGGACTCATTTACTGTTTCTGCTGTCCAGTTTGAAGAGAAATTCATGAAAACTCGAGAAGACTTGGAAAAGTTAAGAAAAGGTAAGAACAAATATCTTAATACCTCTCAAGAAGGTTCCTAGTGGAAGACTGAAAAACCAGACAATACTCATGTATTTGTGAGGATGCTGACAGAGCAGAGGTAGAGAGTGGTTAAAATGTAAGACCTGGCAACTCTCTGGGGGCTCAAGAGTGAGACCATTGTGAGTCCTTGCTAAGGAACAAACTCAGGGCCCCTTGCATGCCCTCTCCTTGCCTTCTTCATCCGATGAATGCAATTGGCTCCTTGGCTCCCCAACTTCTTGTAACATATCCTTGAAGACGGGCTAAACAcacaaatattcaaggacacacaATGTGTATGTATGGATGGGAAATTTAAACAGCTGTGAGACAAGAGGTTAAAAGTAAAGCAGTTGGATaagtaaaagaagaaacaaaaactaaaaataaattggtGTCTTTCTTGAAGATTTACCAAGTGATAATTTTTCCTCTTATATCTTCAGTCATTTCCACACCTGTTTTACACTGTGGACATGGGTTACCACATTTCATTCTGTTTGTTTTCTCCTTCCACAAGATGGGAGTTTGATGTTCCAGCAGGTGCCCATGGTGGAGATCGATGGGATGAAGCTGGTGCAGACCAGAGCCATTCTCAACTACATTGCTGCCAAACACAACCTCTATGGGAAGGACATAAAGGAGAGAGCCCTGTACGGTATATTTTCTATTCTTACATCAACAGATAACATGGGAAGAATTTAGGTTCTTCCTTGAGTGAGAAGAACCAAGGCAGGGAGACCCTGAGGAGCCCCAGGTGGACCCTGGGCATAAACACTGAGGTCAGTGTGGGAGGGTGCTGTGGAGATGCAGAAGCATGGAGTGGATTCAGGGCAGTGTCATGTAGAGAGGACATGGTTCATAGAGGCTTGCAAATCCTGAGGAGCTATGAATTCAGGAAGATGGTGCAATCCTGATTCCATTGCTTAGCTTTAGAGGTTAAACAATCTATGCAGTAGCTTGGGACAGGGAAAGGATTTGAGTGTCTAGACTTGAAGGCCTGGGAAGGAAATATCTGAAGCACCTGATTTTCCCTTTCTGGAAAGTATAAGACTGACAGCCAGGAACCTAAGCTACCCTCTTCTTCTATAGATGGGTCAACATGATGAGGGTTGATGGAGTCTGGTGTCAAGACATGATGGTGAGACAAAGCATTTCATTTAGACTTGAAGAAGTCCACTGATTCAGCCCAGGGGTTTAGGTCTCCTCCCTCCTGGGCTGGAACTGCTTTATTGAAAATAACATCTTGAATGGATCTATGGAAAGTTCTTCAAAAATTTTAGAGTTAGCAATACCCCAGCAATTCCAGAACTAGGGATATACCCAAGAGGAATAAAATACATCCTGAGTGGTATTTGTCCACAAATATTCACAGCTGCATTATCATAATACCCAAGTAGTGGAAATAAACTAAACATCCAATGGattaatggatgaagaaaatcttTGGTCATAATGGAATAGTATTTGCTGTCAAAGAGATGAAGTACTGATGCATGTAGCAACATGGATGGACCTTGACAACATTATATCACATTAAAGAAATCAGACCCCAATCACATTTTGTATGGTTTCTCTAGCATGAAGGTGAAGAATACTTGTATCTACAGGGATGGAAAGGAGATTAGTATTTTCTGGAGCTAGTAGGAGAGGTGGTATACATGTTTGTTAATCTACCCAGCATGGTTAAAATGttctggaactggagaatataaaTATTTGCAGAATTCTGTGAATGTACTAAAAAAATCACTGAATAGTAGACTTTAATTGGGTGACAACTATGGTGTGAATATTtgtcaataaaattgctttttaagaagaattttgaaaaacccACTTGAAGCAAAGAAATGAAGCTTTCCTATGTCATGAACTTACTGTAACTATATAAAGAATTGCACCAAGTAGAGGACTTTTCTTAGGTGGGGATCACAAGAAATGCAATCATGATCAGCATTGGGCAACAGTATATGGAACAGATTAGAGAACATGAATTATGGGAAATAATTGGGAGCACTTTATTTCTAACATTGAACATGGAATGATCCTGAGCTATATAATAGAAAGAATGAAGGAGAGGGACTTGTCCGAGAGGCTGGGCCAGGGAATCTGTCTTGAGTGTACCTAGGAGGCAAGTGCTTAGCCACAGGAATCACAATATATTTGTGTCCAGAACAAGGCACAGCACCGAGAGCATAGCCTATATGTACTACCAGTTGTGTAGAAACCAAGTTCTCTGAAGACCTTAACTTGTGATGGCCCAATATGCTCTTGGGAACCGTATGTGGTCATGTATATAAGAAAAATTTAGACATGTATTTCCTGTACGTTGCTCCAAGAAATAAATGTTAATCTATAAATAAAACCCAGAAGATTGTAACTGGATTTTGAAGGGTCCCTACTAGAGGAGAATTAATTTGCTCCTATCTGATGCTCTATTCTCTTGTGTTTCAAAACTATAAAATGTGGGGCAGAAGGCTTTTGACagagtgtttgtgttttgttttgttttttccagaaTTGATATGTATTCAGAAGGGATGGCAGATTTGAATGAAATGGTCCTTCTTTACCCATACCTTCCATCTAGGGACAAAGATGGAAGACTTACTCAGATCAAAGAGAAATCGAGAAACCGTTACTTTCCTGCCTTTGAGAAGGTAAGTGGAATTGGTTTCACCTATAGGGCACCCTCTAGATTGAAGATTGACAGGATAAAGCTGGGTCAGCCCAGTGTCCTTCTCAACTATATTGCCACCAAATACAACCCCTAGGGAAGGAAACAAGGAAAGAACACTTATGGTATTATTTTCTATTCTTATATCAACAGGGGAAGGATTTAGATGCCTTGAGTGAGAAGGACCAGGGCAGGGAGATCATGACCAGCATCAGGCTGGGCCTGAGCACAAACACTGGCTTTCTCTTTATCTGGGTGAGGCTTGCTATTGATGGAAATGAGGGAAGAGTCATATAGAACAGGATGCAGTTCATGAATACAGCACAGCGACGGAATTTAGAGGGCATCTTGGTCCTAACAGGTTATCTTAGCACTTAGGACTGCCATATGAATAATGCCATGGACAGAtgtttatacaaaaaaaaaaaaaatatatatatatatatatatatatatatatatatatatatatatatatatatttctcatagttctggagactgAGAAGCGACAGATCAAGGACATGGTGGATTGGTATCTGGAAAGCTTTGCTTCTTGGTTCATGAATGGCTGactttgggctgtgtccttctacAGAAGACATTCCTTATAAGAGCATTCCTTAAAATGTGCCATTCCTAGGAACTCTTCCCACAGGATCTAATTATGTCCCAAAGGCCCCACCTAACAGCATTGGGATCACAACATATGAGTTTGGAGGGACTCAGACATTCTCCCCATAACAGAAGCAGGAGAAAAACAGTGCCTGGGATTCCTTGGACATTGACCTTTATTTCCAGAGGGCCTTCTTGCATACTGATCTAGTACTCTGGCACTCAGGCATTGCATAAAGATAGACTATGAGGAAGGCTAGCACTAGTGATACCAAGTTGAAAGTTTTAATTACTGGGAATCAACTAGAATTCTCTATGTACAGAATTCATAGTACAGAATTAGCCCTTGGACAGTGGGAAGTTCTGAGCACACTGGAGGTAAAGCTAAAAGAGTGCTTTAAATTGTAGCGTAAATATGATGTTGTGTTTTGTTCTTGCACCAAGCAATTGTTCATACTTTTCTGTGTAAACTTAATTTGATAGGGTGGCTGACACAATATTTTGTTTAATTGGTAGTGCCATGAGTTTTTTCCCTTTATTCTTCCTCATTATTGTTGAGATATTTAAACAAATATCACATATTAcccaaaaaatattttgtgaaaattataatacattcaGAAGTTGACAGAAAGTTTAAAGAATCCATAGGTGCTATCTCTGAGATAACAGAATTTACATCGTATGATGTACATGTGTCCTTCTCTCCATGCTGGTCTCACCACATATTACTTTTCCTATGCATTTCAGACTAAGATGCAGATGTCAGTGTAGTTCACATCTAAATAATTTAACATGTATTTTGTACCATCATGCTGAGCCAATGTCACAAAAATATGATGATTCAAGTCATGTGTGTGATGTGTGTTCATGACCTGACTCGTCCTATCTTCAGGTGTTAACCAGCCATGGGCAAGACTACCTGGTTGGCAACAGGCTGAGCAAGGCTGACGTTCACCTCACTGAACTTATCTACCACACAGAAGAGCTGGACTCCACTGTTCTGGCCAACTTCCCTCTACTGAAGGTGCTCTCTCTCAAGTCCTCATAGAGGCCTACACCTCCCATCAAGAATCTAACATCTAAACACTGGGGCTGGTGGTGTTCTGACTTCTAGCCATCTTCAGTCTTCACCCTCCCTTCTCTGGCCTCCAAAAAGGTCTTCTAGGCCCTGGTTTTGAGGAATGAAAAGAATCTTGCTATGCAAGGACATTTGAGGTGGATGCTACTCTAAGAAGTGTATTTGGCTTTGTATAATAAGTGAAACCAAGGGCCCAGCTTTCTCTTCCCAGCCCCTGTTCCACTTGAGTTCTGTCCATGACTTCCTTGGGAATCCCTCCATCCCCCATATGCCCTTGTCTTTCCATGTTGAGCAAGTCTCCTTCCATCagttctccttcctcctcctcaggtTCCCAGCCTCAAACGTTATATCTCTCTCTCAAACCTCCCTCCCTGACTCCCACCCTCAGCAATTGCCATCTTTGTCTCTCAGTGTGATAATTTGTAGTGACTGACACCTGCATTTTCTGGCCGATTTCTATCATCATTTCTAACTCAGTATTACCATATCTTCTTTTCACCTGTTTGAGTGCTTCTCTGTTTCCACGTATGACAGgcaaatgtcacatttttttctttatatcatcCAGTAGCAATGAATCTATAGGATTAAAGTGTAAGGCAGAAGACAGGGTGGCTGGAACTGAATACAGTTTAAAAAGAACTtggggaggggctgggattgtgactcagaggtagagcatgcaagaccctgggttcgatcctcaggaccacataaaaataaataaacaaataaaataaaggtattgtgtccaactaaaaaataatatttaaaaaaaagaagttggggGAAATTGTCATTGAACTTTATTTTTTAGctcttatcttttttttctcattgGTTGTGTTTCCCAGACAGCATGCTGGGAATGTCCAAGACTTCCTGATTGTGTTAATGGGTGTTGGTTTGGGCTCCACTCTCAGGCTGTGTTCTTCTGAATTGCAGGCCCTGAGAACCAGAGTCAGCAACCTGCCCACAGTGAAGAAGTTTCTGCAGCCTGGCAGCCAGAGGAAGCCTTTTGATGATAGAAAATGTGTGGAAATAGCAAGGAAGCTTTTCAGATAAATGGAGGCAGACATGGAGACATACAATACTGGGCTTTATCCAAATGTTGATCCTGATTACTATGAGGCTGACACAGTTTCCCAAAATTTCTGTGCTAATTTGGTTAGAAAGGAGCTGTGCAGATTTCTTTGCAATGCAGTCTATTTAGTTTTGGTGAAGTTTTATTACCATGATCACCACCTGGGATCTCTTTAAATTTGATAGAATGGAGAAAGTTTCTTAGTCACTAGTCTATTTAAAAATTGTCTTATAACATCTGTCATGTACTATCTCAAAGAAAATTAGGTAGAaattttcatctgatactctgcttAGGCaaaaatatctttttgttttgcGTTTTGCTATCTTTCTCaccaaaatacattaaaaacaaacCTATAAAGAATCATTTTCTTTTCAACTGTTAAAAAGAATCATTTTCTTTCAACTGTTATTTGTTCAACCTATATCTATGTCTAGCATGAAATATTCTGTGTTCTTGGAGCCAGATAATCAATGACGAAAAAAACCAGATATATTCTCTATGCTCATGGCAATGGATCTAgtaagagaaacaaacaaaaaacagataaACCCAATCTAAAATCATGCACAGCATGTGTATTACGTTCCTAAGGCTGCCACAAGAAATTCCTACAAACTTGGTGgttttaaataacagaaattcATTCCCCTACAGTTCTGGAGCTAAGTTGGAAGTCCAGGTATGAGCCATGCCATGGTCTCTCTGAAGGCTTTATGGAAGGCTCCTTCTTAGCCTCTCCCTAGTATCTGACAGGTGCTGGCCATTCTGAAAGTTTTTCAGTTTTTTGTCACAACACTCTAATCTCCTCTTTCCTGGTCAAAGGACAATCTCCCTGTGTGTGTTGTCTGTCCAAATTGCCCTCTCCTTATGAGGATACCACCAGATGGATGAAGAGCCACCCTATTCCAGGGTGACCTCACCTGTATTATCTGCAGAAACCCTTTTTCCAGATGAGGTCACACTGACAGGTAGTCAAGGGTAGGACTTAAACATAGCCCTCTCAGAGGACAGATTTTCTCCTACAACACCATGCTCAGAGAGTTAATGTTGGGAGGGCACCATCAGTAGACATCTGCTGGGATCTGTGGGTGAGATAGGTTTCTCAAGGAGGGGAGTCATATCTGAGGTGAGATGAGCAGGAGGGACAATCAGTGATGGGGGTGGCACCAGCACTGGGCAGCAGGGGTAGAATCCAGGCAGAGGTCAGCACAATCAATGGCCAAGAAGAGACAGTAGCCTGGGGGTTACTCCATTCAAGGAATCAAGTAGTTCAGAAACAATACCTGAAAATCTGAATGGTCCTCTGTTGCCATCTGCTTACATTGTCCCTGTTGTCTCACAGACTCCCTGATCTGAGGTTTGGTCAAAACGCTGGCCACCATTTTTCCACCTGAGCAGCAGCATTCACATTCCCTacaggaagggaaggaagaggcGGTCTCCTTCAGGTATGCTCTCAAAATATAGATCAATACATATAGTTATTTGTCCTATGGCAAGCCCATGGAATGTAGGCAATTGAATCTGGGGCTTAGTTTCAGTTAATCATTTTTATAGAGAGAACTTCCTCACAGATGGCTCTAGTAGGGCGGAGGGTGTCCTGGGACTCATGGCTCATACTTTTTAAATGTCTGTTCAATATTAGCTTAACTGAGACCAACCAAGATGTTCCTTCCTAGACAGCTTCCTAAAGGGTTCCCAGTTCCCTTTGCATATCACCTGCTTGCTCTCCCCTGGAGACTCCTCAGGGAATTAAAGGGAGGCATCTGTTAAGTATCTTTTGAATCTTACACTCTTAATCGGCCTTGGGGACAGAACAAACATATTTTGTATTGTGATGTACATGATGGGGGTCTGAGGCAAAATTCTACATTTTAAATTTGATATGTCCCTCAAAAGACTGTGTCTTAGGACTTATTCCTCAGCTTGGCAGTACTGAAAGGTGGTAGAAATCTTTAAAATGGAGATTTTGACCTCTCTGGATGTGTGACTTTGAAAAAGATTGTGGGAAGCgggtcccttccctcccctcaccCAGCCTacattctctcttttcttcctggaaAACGTGATTTGAGCAGTTTTCCTCTGACACGTGTTCTTGCCAGCCATGATAAACTGGCCCTCCACAGGAACAAAAGCAAACAGGTCAAATGAACACTTGAAATGTGAGTGAAAAGCCtgcaactgtgagccaaaatgaacctttcctcttttaagttgaTTGTCTCAGGTCCTTTGTTATGGAAAgggaagctgactaacacactctagaacaaagattttttttttttttaactcatcaGATTCAGCACTCCTTAGCTTATTACTTACATTTAGAATTTCTTTTTATCCTGGAGTGAATTTCCTAAGATTTACCTCATTGCTCTTGGTGCTACGAATACAAGATTGAGGAATGCATAATAAACCATGTTGAAAAAACTTTGCATAAAAGGAATTACAAATCAATATGTCACCTTGGGCCAAGGAGGGTCCCTGCAAGAAGCCAAAGAACCAGTCCAAAAGAGTGGCtgaagccagacatggtggtacacacctgtaataccagcacttaggaggctggggagggaggatctcaagttcaagttcagactgggcaacttaatgagagcatatctcaaaataaaaagttaaaaatgagtTGGGGTATAGCTTTGTGATAgaacaaccctgggttcaattctcagtaccaaaaaaagaaaaaagaaaagagcagAGAGCAGGCACTGAAGAAAGTTGAATGAAATATCTATTCATAAATATAAGCATAGGATTAAGATCCCTCAAGTGGGGACTGGAGAACTCTGAAGCTGGCAACAGTAAGAAGACTCTACCACCCCATCCCTCAATGAGAACTCCAAGATGGGCCACCTCCCAGAGCCTGATGGCCTTTAGGAGAGAAAGTTACCACTGTCAAACTAAACAGCCCAGAATGCAGGGACAGTTTATGAAATCACAATATGACTCAAAATTGAACAATGACTAATGACCGATTTGTTCCACAGCTTTATTCATCTTTATCTGACACACCATTAATATTAGCtagaaaataagaagaaatataCTTTTAATGTAAGATACACATGTAGATTTatatattgtcttttttttttaagagagagagagagagagagaatttttaatatttattatttagttttcagcggacacaacatctttgtttgtatgtggtgctgaggatcgaaccctggccgcatgcatgccaggcgagcgctctacggcttgagccacatccccagccctatatattGTCTTTATCATAAcagatgttaaatatttttaatgtttctcctGGTAGTCtgtgatataaaaatataaagaaatgaacATTTGATTTTTAATCTTTATATCATCCACCATTTTCAAAGAGaggctgtgtatgtgtgtatatttgaGTTAAATGTGGATGTCAACTTATCTGACTGAACTAGGAGGATTAGTTCAAGATCTGAGGAATTATTTACGTTCACTTATCAGTTTTCCAAAATATTGTTGAAGAACATGTGTGTATTAGCAGTGTTGTGTCAACTAGAGCTCCTGAGATGGGGCAGGATGAATCAGCACAACTTTAATCTTTGTAGACTTTGGAACATTAGGCCTTTAAACtatctcacacaatctttgttTGCCTTTCCTCTAAACTCCATGGCTATGTTTGACTCTATCTGTCCTTGGGAACCCTTAGTACTGTTGCAACATTCTAAATCAACAAGCTAACTAATAGAAAAATGTTTGGACTTTAACCACAGAAATAGGTTAAAGTCATAAATCTCAAGGATTATGTTTCTACTAAATGATATCTACCTGGTTTCATTATTCACTATTTTACTTCATATTTACTGATCACCCATTGTGTTACCCAAATTGCTTTAGGCATAGAggctatcataaaaaaaaaaaaaaaaaaaaaaaggaatcctgAACAAGAGAAGGAGCTAACATGTGAAGATCCAATCTAAGACAACCCCAGCCAGAAGGAAGATGAAGGCAGGGAATTTGGTCAGGAACAAGTTTGGTGTTTTTTCAAACCAGGAAG
This region of Callospermophilus lateralis isolate mCalLat2 chromosome 6, mCalLat2.hap1, whole genome shotgun sequence genomic DNA includes:
- the LOC143402537 gene encoding glutathione S-transferase A3-like yields the protein MAGKPILHYFDGRARMESIRWLLAAAGVEFEEKFMKTREDLEKLRKDGSLMFQQVPMVEIDGMKLVQTRAILNYIAAKHNLYGKDIKERALIDMYSEGMADLNEMVLLYPYLPSRDKDGRLTQIKEKSRNRYFPAFEKVLTSHGQDYLVGNRLSKADVHLTELIYHTEELDSTVLANFPLLKALRTRVSNLPTVKKFLQPGSQRKPFDDRKCVEIARKLFR